A window from Sphingobacterium hotanense encodes these proteins:
- a CDS encoding PadR family transcriptional regulator translates to MIAENTQTQMRKGILEYCILSIISRGEIYASDIIGELKKAELLVVEGTLYPLLTRLKNNGLLSYSWQESTSGPPRKYYQITAEGTEVLQKLDVTWKELVFAVQTAIGDREIN, encoded by the coding sequence ATGATAGCAGAAAACACACAAACCCAGATGAGGAAAGGAATACTAGAATACTGTATTCTGTCTATAATTTCTCGGGGAGAGATATACGCCTCAGACATCATCGGCGAATTGAAGAAAGCCGAGTTGTTAGTGGTTGAAGGTACGTTGTACCCCTTGCTTACTCGACTTAAGAACAATGGTTTGTTGAGTTACAGCTGGCAAGAGTCTACGTCTGGACCGCCACGTAAGTACTATCAGATTACGGCCGAGGGCACTGAAGTGCTGCAGAAGCTTGATGTGACCTGGAAAGAATTGGTCTTCGCGGTACAAACCGCAATCGGGGACCGTGAGATTAACTAA